ACATTTTTCACCCTCTACCGTGGTGAAACCACCAGAACCTTCGACCACACAGCGGATGGCGCTGGGCGTGTGTTTATGACACGGGGCCGTTTCACCCGGTTGGATCAATTGCATGCCGATATAAATGCTGGGCGTCGCCATCATATTTTCAAGGCCAAGGCCCGGATTGCTGAGCGCCAGAACCCTGCGCTCAGCCTTTTCAATGGGGGTCAGCTCACCGGCTTGTAACAACAAGGGGCGAATATCATCATAGCGCCACAAAACAGGCTCGGACTTTCGGGCAGGCTTGCCATGGGGCAGCAAGGCCCGAAGATTGGGCCATAATGCCTGCAGATTTTTGCCGTTCAGGTTTTTACGATATTCAACGGGCAATTCTTCCAGTGTTCCAAGTTCCGCCATTGGGCTTCCTTATAGGGTTAAGTCGTTATTTAATTTCGGACATTATGACCGCGGCCCACCTTCAGCGCCATGGCGTTCAAACCAGGGTGCGATTCGGTCATCGGCCGAAACAGGTGCTAGATCACGGCCATTTTCAAACCGGTCCAGTTTTCGGTTATAAAAACGCCAACACGCATCCAGAATTTCTGGTTTCAGCCACAGCTTTTTCTTTTCGATTTCTTCGCCTTCAACCCAATCCCATTTGAACCCGGAAGACTGCATCAACAGTTGATGACGACAGGCTTTTTCCAAAAAAATGCCCATCAGCATGGCATGTTTGATGGTGTTACCGCAAAAGGTCACCCCGTGATTGGCAACAAACAATGCATAAGCGTCCCCCATGGTCGCCGCACAATCGGCACCTAACTGCGGGGTTTTGATCAGGTCTGATGTATCTTTGTAATGGGGGACATTTTCCCCAAAGAATGCGCCTTCATGGGCGACGGCGCGCAAGGTTTCATGGGTAGATGAAAACGCCGATGCATAAAATGGGTGGGTGTGCCCTGCCGCTTCAATGTCTGGACGGGCGCGCAAAAGTTCCGCATGAATGGGCCATTCGGCGTGGACCCAGCGGCCATCGCCTTCCAAAACATTGCCATCGAAATCCATCAGCACCAGATCTTCTTGGGTACGCACTTCGCCTAGGCTGATGCCTTGCAGTTTCATCCAGAAACCGCGTCCCCCCGGGTCGCGCCACGACATGTGGCCAAGGGTCAGGTCTTCGTGCCCTTCCATCTCCAGAACCCGGTGGGCACGGATCAATTCCCCAATGCCTTCGTCCAAGATATTACTGCCGGTATTTTTATCGTCCATGGTCATCCGTTCCTGCCCTGTTATAGCAAGCATTATAACCGGATTTTGATCAGAAACAGATAAATGGGGGTGAAAAACACCCCCATTTATTTAAGCAGATTTTTGTAAGTGTATAAGGTCAGGACTTTTGGAATATTCCCTGATTTCGCCGTTTTGTTGATCAATGTCTTTAAACAAAAGCATATCGACCACCTGTTCTGAAGCACCTGGATAAAACCCGGTTTCCGCCATGAAGGTATCGGGGTTCCTGAACGTTCCAAAAATCATGTCAAAGACTGCAAAATTCGAGAAATTATAGTTATGAATGCCCCGACCATGATGGATTGAATGGGATTCTGGCCTTTGAACGAAATAACCCAGCCAACGCGGTGTTTTAATATTTGCGTGCTGAAAAATTCCGGTAAACGTTGTGGTTAGCATCACGATGGTGGCAGCCTCAGGCGTAATGCCCACAACAAGCACCAGCGCAACACTTCCGACAAAAACCCAGCCGACCATGTCTTGGGGGCTGAAATAAAAGGCACCGAATGTATCAAGGCGTTCGGCACTGTGATGCATCTGATGGATGCCCCGCCATAAAGTTGTAGATCGGTGCATGCTCCGATGCCACAGATATACGGTTAAATCATAGACCACCAGCCCAATAATTGCTCCACCAACCGTGCCAAGGGAGGATAAATCAAAAAGCTGGTATTGAGACAAATAGGTGTCCCACGCGATTGGCAAATAAGAAGCAAGTGAGAAATAGACAGCAAAGGCAACAGCCCCTCGCCCCAGCCAAGCCTTAGACTTTGGCAGGTCCTTGCGTCCAGGGAATGCAAATTCCCATACAATAAGCGCACCATAAATACCAAAAACAGCCAAAGAAACAGGATGCGTTATTACTTCAAAGGGTGTTGGCATTATAACCTCCTATGTCGTTTTAATTCCGGGAGCATCAGGGAGGACCGGAAAATTTCCAGCCCGTCCCGATGCTCCGTTTCAAAGTGGATTTTTCTACATCAGTGTCGACAAAGCAGCCTTGATACGGTTTTGCTGCGCGTCGGTTGTGAATTCCCCCAGAACCTTGAGGAAATGCGGATGTCCGGCACCGGACAAAATATATTGCCAGCGGTATGCCTTCAAAAGACCATCGGCAACACTTTGATGGATTCCATCACTGAGAACGCGTTGCCCGGTTTCGACAAAATATTTGGCATCATTCACGGCCTGGCCCTGAAGAATGCCATCCACGGCAACCACCAAATCGATGAGTTCATCAACAGCCGTATCGCGCTCGGCCGGGGTCACATCTGCATTGCAGCGGCGCCATTCAAGCTCATCCAGAATTGCGTGCTGGCGTTCTTCCTGCCAATGGTAAAGAAAGACATCCTTGAACAAGGGCGACAGGTTATCGTCCGATGCGATGCTTTCCTGATAGTGGCTCTGGGTGAACAGTTCAATGTGCAGGGTCAGGCCCAATACAGCCCAATTACCCTTCCCCAACACCACGCCTGCCACTGCATCGGGGTCCGGGGCCGCAAATTGGTAGCCAGCGGGCATGACCGCACCGGCCAGAGCATCAACCCGGCGAAACAGTTCCTGATGCTTCACCTCTTCGATGGAAAAACGATTGAGCGCCTCTTGGGCTACGGAATTTCCGAGCTGATCATCATAGAGTTCAGCCACTTTGGTATCGATGAACCGTTCCACCAATCCAAATATATTGGCATACGTCCGGCCCTGAATTTGGCTCAGATAGCGTTTTTCAGATTCTGTCAAATAGCTGAATTCTGAAATCAGGCTGAGCCCGTCTGGCAAAAATTTATGCCCGAGATCAAATGAACGGCCCTGAATGACATCTTTATCGATGTCCCAAGACACTTTTTTTGATGCTGCAATGCATCCTGCATATCGGGCGGTGACATCCCTGCCCTGACTGCGTGTTCCGGCATTGGCAAAGACTGGATTAATTTCTTTCACTTGTGTGTCGATTGAAATGGTCATTTTTTGTCTCCTATTGAATT
This is a stretch of genomic DNA from Rhodospirillales bacterium. It encodes these proteins:
- a CDS encoding class II aldolase/adducin family protein, producing MDDKNTGSNILDEGIGELIRAHRVLEMEGHEDLTLGHMSWRDPGGRGFWMKLQGISLGEVRTQEDLVLMDFDGNVLEGDGRWVHAEWPIHAELLRARPDIEAAGHTHPFYASAFSSTHETLRAVAHEGAFFGENVPHYKDTSDLIKTPQLGADCAATMGDAYALFVANHGVTFCGNTIKHAMLMGIFLEKACRHQLLMQSSGFKWDWVEGEEIEKKKLWLKPEILDACWRFYNRKLDRFENGRDLAPVSADDRIAPWFERHGAEGGPRS
- a CDS encoding sterol desaturase family protein — its product is MPTPFEVITHPVSLAVFGIYGALIVWEFAFPGRKDLPKSKAWLGRGAVAFAVYFSLASYLPIAWDTYLSQYQLFDLSSLGTVGGAIIGLVVYDLTVYLWHRSMHRSTTLWRGIHQMHHSAERLDTFGAFYFSPQDMVGWVFVGSVALVLVVGITPEAATIVMLTTTFTGIFQHANIKTPRWLGYFVQRPESHSIHHGRGIHNYNFSNFAVFDMIFGTFRNPDTFMAETGFYPGASEQVVDMLLFKDIDQQNGEIREYSKSPDLIHLQKSA